From the genome of Desulfobaculum xiamenense, one region includes:
- a CDS encoding ABC transporter substrate-binding protein, whose product MRHWPDLVLIAALLATLLAAFIPRPVLAKELSPPLTLQLKWHHQFQFAGYYAALEKGFYAEEGLDVRIVPGGPTIDPADQVTSGRADYGVLASELLVKRAAGAPLVCVAPIFQHSIRVLFVHEDSTIRSPQDLAFRRIAINQTESAEILAMMLNEGLPPGDMDFRNKSEDSLALFMRRELDGFVGSIGNEAWPLIQSGHLTRLIRPIDYGIDFYGDCLFTTEREVKEYPKRVEAFRRASIRGWEYAFDHPEEMSELIITKYNPQKTREALLFEAGRLREITQPKLVEIGHSNEGRWKNIANTYRRLGLVAGDFTIDGFFLSYYLEPPLPSRIKGLIVGTGALLLLALIVAGALALFNTRLKRGVERRTAELAAANTQLAREVRMHEEARSELTSLRNMLESVINAMPSILIGVDENGKITHWNQKASEQTGLTQEAAERMNLQEALPALADSDVLIRRALESGDPIRIHKLQLNMTGTTGWYDLTVYPLPHQIGANAVIRIDDVGDLMRMEQTLVQAEKMMSLNSLAAGIAHEINNPLGAIVQGTQNISRRFSPDFPANVTAAQEAGVSLDGIHTYMEKRKIDRLLDGIRESGLRAATIIQNMLDFSRKSDAGMAIVNVHEVLDHAVSLASTDYDLKKKYDFRNISIERRYADNMPPLRIARTEIEQVVLNLLRNSAQAMSSHGSNGETPRIVIETELASRYGRITITDNGPGMDDKTRSRIFEPFFTTKPPGEGTGLGLSVSYSIITRNHAGRFEVESTPGKGTTFILSLPIPTEDGPSAS is encoded by the coding sequence GTGAGGCACTGGCCGGACCTTGTACTGATCGCGGCGCTTCTCGCGACACTACTCGCGGCATTCATCCCGCGTCCGGTTCTGGCGAAGGAACTATCGCCACCGCTGACCCTGCAACTCAAATGGCACCACCAATTCCAGTTCGCGGGATACTATGCGGCACTGGAAAAAGGCTTCTACGCCGAAGAAGGGCTGGACGTGCGTATCGTCCCCGGCGGACCGACCATCGATCCCGCCGATCAGGTCACCTCTGGACGGGCCGACTATGGCGTGCTGGCCTCGGAACTGCTCGTCAAACGCGCAGCCGGAGCACCGCTCGTCTGCGTGGCCCCCATCTTCCAACATTCCATCCGGGTGCTCTTCGTCCACGAGGACTCCACCATCCGCTCTCCGCAGGATCTCGCCTTTCGCCGCATCGCCATAAACCAGACGGAATCCGCCGAAATCCTCGCCATGATGCTTAACGAGGGTCTCCCCCCCGGTGACATGGATTTCCGCAACAAGAGCGAGGATTCCCTCGCGCTTTTCATGCGGCGCGAACTCGACGGCTTTGTCGGAAGCATCGGCAACGAGGCATGGCCACTCATCCAATCCGGACACTTGACGCGGCTCATCCGTCCCATCGACTATGGCATCGATTTCTATGGAGACTGCCTCTTCACGACAGAGCGGGAGGTAAAGGAATACCCGAAGCGAGTGGAGGCCTTCCGGCGCGCCAGCATCCGCGGCTGGGAATACGCCTTCGACCATCCAGAAGAGATGTCGGAACTCATCATCACAAAGTACAATCCGCAGAAAACGCGCGAAGCCCTGCTCTTCGAGGCCGGGCGTCTGCGTGAAATCACCCAGCCCAAGCTCGTGGAAATAGGGCACAGCAATGAAGGGCGCTGGAAGAACATCGCGAACACCTACCGCCGCCTCGGCCTTGTGGCGGGCGATTTCACCATCGACGGATTCTTTCTCTCGTACTATCTGGAGCCACCCCTTCCGTCCCGGATCAAAGGCCTCATCGTCGGCACGGGCGCACTGCTTTTGCTCGCACTCATCGTCGCGGGCGCGCTGGCCCTGTTCAACACCCGCCTCAAGCGCGGGGTGGAACGGCGCACCGCCGAGCTGGCCGCCGCCAATACGCAACTCGCCCGTGAAGTCCGCATGCACGAGGAAGCGCGAAGCGAACTCACTTCGCTTCGCAACATGCTTGAAAGCGTCATCAACGCCATGCCGTCCATACTCATCGGCGTGGATGAAAACGGAAAGATCACGCACTGGAACCAGAAGGCCAGCGAACAGACCGGGCTGACACAGGAGGCGGCGGAACGAATGAACCTGCAGGAAGCCCTCCCCGCCCTCGCGGACAGCGACGTCCTCATCCGCAGGGCGCTGGAAAGCGGCGACCCCATCCGCATCCACAAGCTCCAGCTCAACATGACGGGAACCACCGGCTGGTACGACCTGACCGTCTATCCGCTCCCGCATCAGATCGGCGCCAACGCCGTCATCCGCATCGACGACGTCGGCGACCTCATGCGCATGGAACAGACGCTGGTTCAGGCGGAAAAGATGATGTCCCTCAACAGCCTCGCGGCGGGCATCGCCCACGAGATCAACAATCCGCTGGGGGCCATCGTACAGGGCACGCAGAACATCAGCCGCCGGTTCTCCCCGGATTTCCCGGCCAACGTCACAGCCGCGCAGGAAGCGGGCGTCAGCCTCGACGGCATCCACACCTACATGGAAAAGCGCAAAATCGACCGCCTGCTCGACGGTATCCGCGAATCAGGACTACGCGCGGCCACCATCATCCAGAACATGCTCGACTTCAGCCGCAAAAGCGACGCCGGAATGGCCATCGTCAACGTGCACGAGGTCCTCGACCACGCCGTGTCGCTGGCCTCCACGGACTACGACCTCAAGAAAAAGTATGATTTCAGAAACATCTCCATCGAACGGCGCTATGCCGACAACATGCCGCCGCTTCGCATTGCGCGAACGGAGATAGAGCAGGTGGTGCTGAATCTGCTACGCAACTCGGCGCAGGCCATGTCCTCACACGGCTCCAACGGGGAAACGCCGCGCATCGTCATCGAGACGGAACTCGCCAGCAGATATGGAAGAATCACCATCACGGACAACGGCCCCGGCATGGACGACAAAACCCGCTCGCGCATCTTCGAGCCGTTCTTCACCACAAAGCCGCCGGGCGAGGGCACGGGGCTTGGGCTTTCCGTGTCCTACTCCATCATCACCAGAAATCACGCTGGCCGCTTCGAGGTGGAATCCACGCCCGGCAAGGGCACGACCTTCATCCTCAGCCTGCCCATTCCCACCGAGGACGGCCCCTCGGCGTCCTGA
- a CDS encoding ATP-binding protein translates to MKRFRNISLKNKIYFSILAVIMLISVAIALLARGILLESLTSELEHRGVGIAQSIADRGSGFVLDNDHPSLTALIFDASLLGERRNLVSYIFISGPNDEILAHTFVRPFPQNLSRSNPLPPNGEGVPSVRQVKVDGEPALDIAVPMLEGIYRVATVHVGLNKRHIDTLVGRLRIMFLGFIALVCTIIFWISHRISGYITLPVTKLIEMSDEISKGNLNFKLDLGSQYEDLLSDQGKFERCPAYHNSDLPCWHVDKTMGPVSPDSPPPAKPPYCRECVIRHRQIGDEVLQLADSFVYMVRSIRLYRNRLRESEAKYRWLFDAGPDPIFVLEAGTLKILDVNPRGEEVYGYPTRELLRMNFSELEAQDGMGSLANFAKRAKPGERVLYPKAIHRRSDGQPLFVNMHACGTRYGDREAIVVSATDITDIVEKDAQLVQASKMATLGEMSAGIAHELNQPLNAIRMGSDYLGMMVESGREIPGAHLRQVTSEIGAQIDRATEIVNTLRQFGRKSAITLERVDINDPVRAILKIISQQLKLQNITLDLDLASELPPVMAHGNRLQQVFFNLVSNARDAINMWSDEEGDPRDRVIAIRTFTESGRVIMTVSDSGTGIDKSLVDKIFEPFYTTKETGQGMGLGLAISYGIVKDYDGEIAVDSKVGAGTTFRLSFPPAP, encoded by the coding sequence ATGAAACGGTTCCGCAACATAAGTCTCAAGAATAAAATATATTTTTCGATTCTCGCGGTCATCATGCTCATCAGCGTTGCCATTGCGCTCTTGGCGCGCGGCATTCTGTTGGAGAGCCTGACGTCGGAGTTGGAGCACCGTGGCGTGGGCATTGCCCAGTCCATAGCGGACCGTGGCAGCGGCTTCGTGCTCGACAACGACCATCCGAGTCTCACCGCGCTGATCTTCGATGCCAGTCTGCTGGGTGAACGGCGCAATCTCGTCTCCTACATCTTCATTTCCGGCCCCAATGACGAAATACTCGCGCATACCTTCGTGCGTCCCTTTCCACAGAACCTGAGCCGCTCCAATCCGCTGCCTCCGAACGGTGAGGGTGTTCCGAGCGTGCGGCAGGTCAAGGTGGACGGCGAGCCTGCGCTGGACATCGCCGTGCCCATGCTGGAGGGCATCTACCGCGTGGCCACGGTGCACGTGGGGCTCAACAAGCGGCATATCGACACGCTGGTGGGGCGGTTGCGGATCATGTTCCTCGGCTTCATTGCGCTGGTGTGCACCATCATCTTCTGGATCAGCCACAGGATTTCGGGGTACATCACGCTGCCCGTGACCAAGCTCATCGAGATGTCCGACGAAATTTCCAAGGGCAATCTGAATTTCAAGCTCGACCTCGGTTCCCAGTACGAGGATCTTTTGTCCGATCAGGGCAAGTTCGAGCGTTGTCCGGCCTATCACAATTCCGACCTGCCCTGCTGGCACGTGGACAAGACCATGGGGCCTGTCTCCCCAGACAGCCCGCCCCCGGCAAAGCCGCCCTACTGCCGCGAATGCGTCATTCGCCATCGGCAGATTGGCGACGAGGTGCTCCAGCTTGCGGACTCCTTCGTATACATGGTCCGTTCGATCCGCCTGTACCGCAACCGGCTGCGCGAATCCGAGGCCAAGTACCGTTGGCTCTTTGACGCTGGTCCGGACCCGATCTTCGTGCTCGAAGCCGGAACGCTCAAGATTCTCGACGTGAATCCGCGTGGCGAGGAAGTCTACGGCTATCCCACGCGCGAACTGCTGCGCATGAATTTTTCGGAGTTGGAGGCGCAGGACGGCATGGGGTCGCTCGCGAACTTTGCCAAGCGCGCCAAGCCCGGCGAGCGGGTGCTCTATCCCAAGGCCATCCATCGTCGTAGCGACGGGCAGCCGCTGTTCGTGAACATGCACGCCTGCGGAACCCGCTATGGCGACAGGGAGGCCATTGTCGTCTCCGCCACGGACATCACGGATATCGTGGAGAAGGACGCGCAGCTCGTGCAGGCCAGCAAGATGGCGACGCTCGGCGAAATGTCCGCAGGCATCGCCCACGAGCTTAACCAGCCGCTCAACGCCATACGCATGGGCAGTGATTATCTGGGCATGATGGTCGAGAGCGGGCGTGAGATTCCCGGTGCGCACTTGCGGCAGGTCACGTCCGAGATCGGCGCGCAGATCGATAGGGCGACGGAGATCGTCAACACCCTGCGTCAGTTCGGGCGCAAGTCCGCCATTACGCTTGAGCGGGTGGACATCAACGACCCCGTGCGGGCCATCCTCAAGATCATCTCCCAGCAGCTCAAGCTTCAGAACATCACGCTGGACCTCGACCTCGCGTCGGAACTGCCGCCCGTCATGGCGCATGGCAACCGCTTGCAGCAGGTGTTCTTCAACCTCGTTTCCAACGCCCGCGACGCCATCAATATGTGGTCCGACGAGGAGGGCGACCCGCGTGACCGCGTCATTGCCATTAGGACCTTCACCGAGAGCGGGCGCGTCATCATGACCGTTTCCGACTCCGGCACGGGCATCGACAAGAGTCTCGTCGACAAGATTTTCGAGCCGTTCTACACAACCAAGGAAACCGGACAGGGAATGGGCCTCGGGCTTGCGATTTCGTATGGAATCGTGAAGGATTACGACGGAGAGATCGCCGTTGATTCCAAAGTGGGGGCGGGCACGACGTTCCGGCTGAGCTTCCCCCCAGCGCCATGA
- a CDS encoding peroxiredoxin family protein has product MLAHGCLCAMLVSCLFAVALAAELPVEGGSLGALRLPAPAIPAESAYLGVPSGESFAFSDLKADLVVIEVIGVYCPICHEQAPALRSLFRSLQRDGALNGRVCFLALASGATELEVAAVRKEHRAEYPILRDEDYSVHKNLGEPKTPFLILADASGKVLHTHLGRLESPEAFLKILHERLP; this is encoded by the coding sequence ATGCTTGCGCACGGATGCCTGTGCGCCATGCTCGTGAGTTGTCTCTTCGCCGTGGCTTTGGCCGCCGAACTTCCCGTGGAGGGCGGCTCCCTCGGCGCACTTCGTCTTCCCGCACCAGCCATTCCCGCCGAGAGCGCCTATCTCGGTGTTCCGTCCGGTGAATCCTTTGCCTTTTCCGACCTCAAGGCTGATCTTGTCGTCATTGAGGTCATCGGCGTGTACTGTCCCATCTGTCATGAGCAAGCCCCCGCATTGCGTAGCCTTTTCCGGTCGCTCCAACGCGACGGCGCGCTGAATGGACGCGTGTGTTTTTTGGCGCTGGCCAGCGGAGCCACGGAGCTTGAGGTCGCGGCCGTGCGCAAGGAGCACCGCGCGGAGTATCCCATCCTGCGCGACGAGGACTATTCGGTGCACAAGAACCTTGGCGAACCCAAGACGCCGTTCCTGATCCTCGCCGACGCTTCGGGCAAGGTGCTCCATACCCATCTCGGCAGGCTGGAATCTCCCGAGGCGTTCCTGAAGATTCTGCACGAGCGACTGCCGTAG
- a CDS encoding response regulator encodes MSKILVIDDEKPTLSMFKLFLGAYGYEVLTAESGEAGLEVFVREHPPIVLTDIKMPGMDGLHVLKRIKEIDPFAEVIVITGHGDMDIAITALNLNATDFINKPIQRGDLDAALRRAEERLQLLRDKEEEVASRDLGYAVVIDVKGNITSRSEPFLIAEYEKAAASGGSIVMRFDDNSSINGAGIAVLIQLFSESEKQGQAVAIAGLSENFRKVFDMVGITRFAAIYDTEEEALTALGA; translated from the coding sequence ATGAGCAAGATACTGGTCATAGACGACGAAAAGCCCACGCTTTCCATGTTTAAGCTCTTCCTCGGGGCCTATGGCTACGAGGTGCTGACCGCGGAAAGCGGCGAGGCGGGACTCGAAGTCTTCGTGCGCGAGCATCCGCCCATCGTCCTCACGGATATCAAGATGCCGGGCATGGACGGTCTGCACGTCCTCAAGCGCATCAAGGAGATCGACCCCTTCGCGGAGGTCATCGTCATCACCGGGCATGGCGACATGGACATCGCCATCACGGCGCTCAATCTGAACGCCACGGATTTCATCAACAAGCCCATCCAGCGTGGCGATCTCGACGCCGCGCTCCGGCGCGCCGAGGAGCGGTTGCAGCTCCTGCGCGACAAGGAGGAGGAAGTGGCCTCGCGCGACCTCGGCTATGCCGTGGTCATCGACGTGAAGGGCAACATCACTTCCCGCTCCGAGCCGTTTCTGATAGCAGAATATGAGAAGGCCGCCGCCTCGGGCGGGAGCATCGTCATGCGCTTCGACGATAATTCGTCCATCAACGGCGCGGGCATCGCGGTGCTCATCCAGCTTTTTTCGGAAAGCGAGAAGCAGGGGCAGGCCGTGGCCATTGCGGGGCTGTCGGAGAACTTCCGCAAGGTCTTCGACATGGTCGGCATCACACGTTTCGCCGCCATCTACGACACCGAGGAGGAGGCCCTGACCGCACTCGGCGCGTGA
- a CDS encoding rhodanese-like domain-containing protein produces MAHLRALYDLSRELAAISDMRGVAASFLGHALRALGMSHGVVLLHGAEGAESLFVQKGFEDAEGRRLLQGRDALLAYAKDREALPGEDVRLSPSESSFPLPADICISSSWLGADGEAGFFAFGLRGCASPPGPDDAEFIRNLTLVLAGALDRAAQGGVIERLNRTLEAGNRELADLNYDLERRNRELVELLEEVSQCRIEVGSIQESRERILSAVRRETSRLGRVRAMDFVFVLIVSLCLGLLFNSVSPNRVDILPQSWFRSEAMRMDVDEAKATHDAGVLFIDARPAEFFRKGRIRGAVNVPANLFDFIYSMRLAARSRDERIVVYGHTVSSAYDDDVAHLLFGRGFTNVSVLSGGLSGWAERGYPVEP; encoded by the coding sequence ATGGCGCATCTGCGGGCCCTGTACGATCTGTCACGTGAACTGGCGGCCATCTCCGACATGCGCGGGGTGGCCGCTTCGTTTCTCGGCCATGCCCTGCGGGCGCTTGGTATGTCGCATGGTGTGGTGCTGCTGCACGGAGCCGAGGGGGCGGAGAGTCTCTTCGTTCAAAAGGGCTTCGAGGATGCCGAGGGGCGGCGGCTACTGCAAGGGCGGGATGCGCTTCTGGCGTACGCCAAGGACCGGGAAGCCCTGCCCGGAGAGGACGTTCGCCTTTCCCCATCTGAATCATCATTTCCCCTTCCTGCCGACATCTGCATCAGCTCCTCGTGGCTTGGAGCCGATGGCGAGGCGGGGTTCTTCGCGTTCGGTCTGCGTGGCTGCGCTTCGCCGCCCGGTCCGGACGACGCGGAATTCATCCGCAATCTTACGCTGGTCCTCGCGGGTGCGCTCGACCGAGCCGCGCAGGGGGGCGTCATCGAGCGTCTCAATCGCACGCTCGAAGCTGGGAATCGGGAACTTGCGGATTTGAATTACGATCTTGAGCGGCGCAACAGGGAACTGGTGGAGCTACTGGAAGAGGTGTCGCAGTGTCGCATCGAGGTCGGCAGCATTCAGGAATCACGCGAGCGCATCCTGTCCGCCGTCCGCCGTGAAACGTCGCGCCTCGGCCGTGTGCGGGCCATGGATTTCGTCTTCGTGCTCATTGTCTCGCTGTGTCTGGGGCTGCTGTTCAACAGCGTCAGCCCGAACCGTGTGGATATCCTGCCGCAGTCATGGTTCCGGTCGGAGGCGATGCGCATGGACGTTGACGAGGCAAAGGCCACCCACGATGCGGGGGTGCTGTTCATCGATGCCCGCCCGGCGGAATTCTTTCGCAAGGGGCGCATTCGCGGAGCGGTCAACGTCCCTGCGAATCTGTTCGATTTCATCTATTCCATGCGCCTTGCCGCGCGCTCGCGCGATGAGCGGATCGTCGTCTACGGCCACACGGTGAGTAGCGCCTACGACGATGATGTGGCGCATCTGCTTTTCGGGCGGGGCTTCACGAACGTCAGCGTTCTGTCCGGCGGGCTTTCCGGCTGGGCGGAGCGGGGATATCCGGTGGAGCCATGA
- a CDS encoding GGDEF domain-containing response regulator: MSESASFPHMDGESPHDCIILCVIPDHFQREQIARVLERVAVNVIVAENGTQAMGLCVAAAPDVLLTDIDLPDMDGLELVGRLRDALPAMDVIVAVGVDEAAEVVRAVDQGADGVLLKPVLPEALMRCVHRSVELVTLRRHAHGAEVSVRTILDANPDFAVLVEDERELYVNEPMCRFLGYADFAELVASGRFVSDFVAEVDGRALESRESWIRQVVDDSLDRRHVLRIPLSHDPEGRGHSFVATYRAFPVAGRFLITLTDITEFEAERRSLHDQASLDPLTGISNRRRFGVLAQDAWRAAEKSGVMPTLIMFDIDHFKRVNDTYGHDVGDEVLRALASAVAEAVRSQDVLARWGGEEFMLLVPDAVGEDAVSMAERLRMRIEKLSIDGVPRGVTSSFGVAVAVPGEDWEAVAIRADEALYRAKQGGRNCVVAAQMPVVSGGK; this comes from the coding sequence ATGTCCGAATCAGCATCATTCCCCCACATGGATGGCGAGTCGCCGCACGACTGCATCATTCTCTGCGTCATTCCCGATCATTTTCAACGCGAGCAGATTGCCCGTGTGCTCGAACGCGTGGCCGTGAACGTCATCGTGGCCGAGAACGGCACGCAGGCGATGGGCTTGTGCGTTGCGGCGGCACCGGATGTGCTGCTCACGGACATCGACCTCCCGGATATGGACGGCCTCGAATTGGTCGGACGCTTGCGCGACGCCTTGCCCGCCATGGACGTGATTGTCGCGGTGGGTGTGGACGAGGCCGCCGAGGTTGTCCGCGCCGTCGATCAGGGGGCGGATGGCGTGTTGCTCAAGCCCGTGCTGCCCGAGGCGCTCATGCGTTGCGTCCACCGCAGCGTGGAGCTTGTGACGTTGCGCCGGCACGCGCACGGGGCGGAGGTTTCCGTACGCACCATCCTCGATGCCAATCCGGATTTTGCCGTGCTGGTCGAGGACGAACGGGAGCTGTACGTCAACGAGCCGATGTGCCGTTTTTTGGGCTACGCGGATTTCGCAGAGCTTGTGGCGTCCGGACGCTTCGTGTCGGACTTCGTGGCCGAGGTGGATGGGCGCGCTCTGGAGAGCCGGGAGAGCTGGATTCGGCAGGTGGTGGACGATTCCCTCGACCGCAGGCACGTGCTGCGCATTCCGCTCTCCCACGATCCCGAGGGACGGGGGCACAGCTTTGTCGCTACGTATCGTGCCTTTCCCGTTGCCGGGCGTTTTCTCATTACACTGACGGACATCACCGAATTCGAGGCGGAACGGCGCAGCCTGCATGATCAGGCATCGCTTGATCCGCTTACCGGCATTTCCAACCGTCGGCGCTTCGGCGTTCTTGCGCAGGACGCGTGGCGCGCGGCGGAGAAGTCTGGAGTGATGCCGACGCTCATCATGTTCGACATCGACCACTTCAAGCGCGTGAACGATACCTACGGGCACGACGTGGGCGACGAGGTGCTTCGTGCGCTCGCCTCGGCCGTGGCGGAAGCCGTGCGGTCGCAGGATGTGCTGGCGCGCTGGGGCGGCGAGGAATTTATGTTGCTTGTGCCGGACGCGGTGGGGGAAGACGCCGTGTCCATGGCCGAGCGGCTACGCATGCGGATTGAGAAGTTGTCCATCGACGGCGTGCCGCGCGGTGTGACTAGCAGCTTTGGTGTGGCCGTGGCCGTTCCCGGCGAGGACTGGGAGGCCGTGGCCATTCGGGCGGATGAGGCGCTCTACAGGGCCAAGCAGGGCGGTAGGAATTGCGTGGTCGCCGCCCAGATGCCCGTCGTTTCCGGCGGGAAATGA
- a CDS encoding MauE/DoxX family redox-associated membrane protein, whose protein sequence is MKRVAAFVASHGNALLALVFRLYLGGLFIYASIYKIMYPAVFAQSVANYQLVPEMFVGLMAVTLPWMELVCGVLLVVGVRGRSACVMIAAMLTVFMLALVWALVMDIPIGCGCFDSQEAEVGWRTVLRDLGWLLMAAHVYFRDSLFHLENRFSWMIGEEVR, encoded by the coding sequence ATGAAGCGTGTCGCCGCCTTTGTTGCTTCCCACGGGAACGCCCTGCTTGCGCTGGTTTTCCGGCTGTATCTCGGCGGACTGTTCATCTACGCCAGCATCTACAAGATCATGTATCCCGCCGTGTTCGCCCAGTCCGTCGCCAATTATCAGCTCGTACCTGAGATGTTTGTCGGCCTCATGGCCGTGACCCTGCCGTGGATGGAACTGGTGTGCGGCGTGCTACTTGTCGTCGGCGTGCGCGGACGCTCGGCCTGTGTGATGATCGCGGCGATGCTCACGGTATTCATGCTGGCGCTGGTCTGGGCGTTGGTCATGGACATTCCCATTGGCTGCGGCTGTTTCGACAGTCAGGAAGCCGAGGTGGGGTGGCGCACGGTGCTGCGTGATCTTGGCTGGCTACTCATGGCCGCGCACGTCTATTTCCGTGATTCCCTGTTCCATCTCGAAAACAGGTTTTCGTGGATGATTGGCGAGGAGGTGCGATGA
- a CDS encoding helix-turn-helix transcriptional regulator produces the protein MKRLLSTREVAQFLGVNEKMIYTLISEKGLPASKVTGKWLFPSHLVEQWVEGRTINYPSTAQPGSLDGLLVVAGSNDILLDKALGLYMRHFPDELAVFGNMGSLGGIKALKRGTCHMAASHLAEEEREEYNFSYAAEELKELPAVVNFCRREQILYLAPGNPLGITTVADIPERGLKVANRPLGTGTRLLFDRLLSQVEADTSKIPGYEREFPRHMDVGLEVLAGRADCGPGIRAVAGLLGLDTLHVGWERFDLLIPKDRFFEKPVQQFLNMLTDPEFKALSASLDGYDLSESGKMVFPGG, from the coding sequence ATGAAACGTCTCCTCTCCACACGCGAAGTGGCCCAGTTCCTCGGGGTCAACGAAAAGATGATCTACACCCTCATCTCCGAGAAGGGCCTACCCGCCTCGAAGGTCACGGGAAAGTGGCTGTTCCCCAGCCACCTCGTGGAGCAGTGGGTGGAAGGCCGTACCATCAACTACCCCTCCACGGCCCAGCCGGGTTCGCTCGACGGCCTGCTCGTGGTGGCCGGGTCGAACGACATCCTGCTCGACAAGGCGCTTGGCCTATACATGCGCCACTTCCCCGACGAGTTGGCCGTGTTCGGCAACATGGGGAGTCTTGGCGGCATCAAGGCCCTCAAGCGCGGCACCTGCCACATGGCCGCTAGCCATCTGGCCGAAGAGGAACGCGAGGAATACAACTTCTCCTACGCCGCCGAGGAATTGAAGGAACTTCCGGCCGTGGTCAATTTCTGCCGCCGCGAGCAGATTCTCTACCTCGCGCCGGGCAACCCCCTCGGCATCACCACCGTGGCAGACATTCCCGAGCGCGGCCTGAAAGTGGCCAACCGGCCGCTCGGCACCGGAACCCGTCTGCTCTTCGACCGGCTGCTCTCGCAGGTGGAGGCGGACACATCGAAAATCCCCGGCTACGAGCGCGAATTCCCCCGCCACATGGACGTGGGCCTCGAAGTCCTCGCCGGGCGGGCGGACTGCGGCCCCGGCATCCGCGCCGTGGCGGGCCTGTTGGGGCTCGACACGCTGCACGTAGGCTGGGAGCGCTTCGACCTGCTCATCCCCAAGGACCGCTTCTTCGAAAAGCCGGTCCAGCAGTTCCTGAACATGCTCACGGACCCCGAATTCAAGGCGCTGAGCGCAAGCCTCGACGGCTACGACCTCTCCGAAAGCGGCAAGATGGTCTTCCCCGGCGGCTGA
- a CDS encoding ABC transporter substrate-binding protein: MILALALCALAGCSDGHSRGDAGSSSAPGVTDTEIRIGSSLALSGHASYLGLQTLRGALSYIRHVNEQGGVHGRIIRIISYDDLYDPPLCVSNTQRLIIDDNVFSLFCYVGTPTTVKIIPLVEEARVPLVGMFTGANALREPFRRYIINVRASYYQETEEAVRRFVEDLGIRRIAVFYQYDTYGFDGLKGTELALKKYGLAPVARGSYKRGTLDVEDGLARIAASDAEAVVMIGTYEPCARFIRLCHERNFRPLFHNVSFVGAEELARLLGREGEDVLVTQVVPPPDSSETTGASDSQSRLWGASEYVELLRRYYPDDTPNSVGLEGFINAKVLVEGLRRAGRDLDREGFIDAIETIRDCSLGIANTLSFSPTDHQGFDRVYFTRFRQGRFVLISDWSDIHKGRAASEAAR, from the coding sequence ATGATTCTGGCCTTGGCGTTGTGCGCCCTCGCAGGCTGCAGCGACGGCCACTCTCGCGGCGACGCAGGCTCCTCTTCTGCACCCGGCGTTACCGACACTGAAATACGCATCGGTTCCTCTCTTGCCCTGTCCGGGCATGCCAGCTACCTCGGCTTGCAGACGCTTCGCGGCGCATTGAGCTACATCCGCCACGTCAACGAGCAGGGCGGTGTGCATGGCCGCATCATTCGCATCATTTCCTACGATGATCTCTATGATCCGCCGCTGTGCGTCAGCAACACCCAGCGTCTCATCATCGACGACAACGTCTTTAGTCTGTTCTGCTATGTGGGCACACCTACGACGGTAAAGATCATTCCGCTCGTGGAGGAGGCGCGCGTGCCGCTGGTCGGCATGTTCACTGGTGCCAACGCCCTGCGCGAACCGTTCAGGCGCTACATCATCAATGTGCGTGCGTCCTATTATCAGGAGACGGAGGAGGCCGTGCGGCGTTTTGTCGAAGACCTTGGCATCCGGCGCATTGCCGTCTTCTACCAGTACGATACCTACGGATTCGACGGCCTCAAGGGGACGGAGCTTGCCCTCAAGAAGTACGGGCTCGCTCCCGTTGCGCGCGGTTCCTACAAGCGCGGGACGCTCGACGTTGAGGACGGGTTGGCGCGCATAGCCGCGTCCGACGCCGAGGCCGTGGTCATGATTGGAACGTACGAACCCTGCGCGCGATTCATCCGCCTGTGCCATGAGCGGAATTTCCGGCCGCTGTTCCACAACGTGTCATTCGTTGGCGCGGAGGAGCTGGCCCGGCTTCTGGGGCGTGAAGGCGAGGATGTGCTCGTGACGCAGGTCGTGCCGCCGCCGGACTCTTCGGAAACCACGGGGGCTTCGGACTCGCAGTCGCGGTTGTGGGGCGCGAGTGAATACGTCGAGTTGCTGCGTCGCTACTATCCTGACGACACGCCCAATTCTGTCGGCCTCGAAGGGTTCATCAACGCCAAGGTGCTGGTCGAGGGGCTGCGTAGGGCCGGACGCGATCTGGACCGCGAGGGCTTCATCGACGCCATCGAAACCATCCGCGACTGTTCGCTGGGCATTGCGAATACCCTGTCCTTCAGTCCCACGGATCATCAGGGGTTCGACCGCGTGTATTTTACGCGATTCAGGCAGGGCCGCTTCGTGCTCATTTCGGACTGGTCCGACATTCACAAGGGACGCGCAGCGTCCGAGGCTGCGCGGTAG